A portion of the Candidatus Binataceae bacterium genome contains these proteins:
- a CDS encoding phosphatidate cytidylyltransferase: protein MLRTRVWTALIALPALFAVVVFAPPAAFSAFIGVLTAWGLYEVAAMTRACGAAPLAALVVAGGGTALVLSCAPQPLWFVPLAVVLAMLTFTARVGLNGAAPSTPGLGLTVLGAFYVGALFPYFALLRNGPTGIATLVLVLLLVMASDTGAYFAGSWLGRTKLAPRLSPNKTVEGAVGGLVLCVAAGLGLRAPLVPQWSPAKTLALSAAFGILAQLGDLAGSAFKRSAGVKDSGWIIPGHGGLLDRTCSMVFAVALAYYWSR from the coding sequence GTGCTGCGAACTAGGGTCTGGACCGCGCTGATCGCGCTGCCCGCGCTCTTTGCGGTGGTGGTGTTCGCGCCGCCCGCGGCCTTCAGCGCCTTTATCGGCGTGTTGACGGCATGGGGGCTCTACGAGGTCGCCGCGATGACTCGCGCATGCGGCGCAGCGCCGCTGGCGGCGCTCGTGGTAGCCGGAGGAGGAACCGCACTTGTGCTGAGTTGCGCGCCGCAGCCGCTGTGGTTCGTCCCGCTTGCGGTGGTGCTCGCGATGCTCACTTTCACGGCGCGCGTCGGCCTCAATGGCGCGGCCCCCTCGACGCCCGGGCTCGGCTTGACCGTGCTCGGCGCATTCTACGTCGGCGCGCTGTTCCCCTATTTCGCGCTGCTGCGCAATGGCCCCACTGGAATCGCGACCCTGGTTCTCGTCCTGCTGCTGGTGATGGCGAGCGACACGGGAGCCTATTTCGCGGGCTCGTGGCTGGGACGGACCAAGTTGGCCCCGCGCCTGAGCCCGAACAAGACCGTCGAAGGGGCAGTCGGCGGGCTGGTGCTCTGCGTCGCCGCGGGCCTTGGATTGCGCGCGCCGCTCGTGCCGCAGTGGAGCCCCGCCAAGACGCTGGCGCTTTCGGCCGCGTTCGGGATTCTGGCGCAGCTCGGCGATCTGGCCGGCTCGGCGTTCAAGCGTAGCGCGGGCGTGAAGGACTCGGGCTGGATTATCCCCGGGCACGGCGGTCTGCTGGACCGCACGTGCAGCATGGTTTTCGCCGTGGCTTTGGCCTATTATTGGAGCAGGTGA